A stretch of the Porites lutea chromosome 12, jaPorLute2.1, whole genome shotgun sequence genome encodes the following:
- the LOC140921965 gene encoding uncharacterized protein, whose protein sequence is MIKPIFALLFLALLACTCLARPMPEEAEPDVRVKRDDGDDEGDNGDDSDDDSDDDSDKRRRRRDADDDDDDDDDDDDDSDDKRRRRRDADDDDDDDDDDDDDDDDDEDKRRRRRDADEDDDDDDDDDDEDKRRRRRDADDDDDDDDDDDDDDDGDKRRRRRDVEDDDDDDDDDDESEDKRRRRRDADDDDDDDDDDDDDEDKRRRRRDADDDDDDDDDDDDEDKRRRRRDADDDDDDDDDDDDEDKRRKRRDADDDDDDDDDDDDEDKRRRRRDADDDDDDDDDDDDDDEDKRRRRRDSDDDDDDDDDDDDEDKRRRRRDSDDDDDDDDDDDDEDKRRRRRDEDDDDDDDDDNDDDGDKRRRRRDADDDDDDDDDDSDKRRKR, encoded by the exons ATGATTAAGCCAATCTTTGCACTTCTTTTCTTGGCCCTGTTGGCTTGTACTTGCCTTGCACGGCCAATGCCAGAAGAAGCAGAACCAGATGTACGTGTAAAACGGGACGATGGAGATGATGAGGGAGACAATGGAGATGATAGCGACGACGATAGCGACGACGATAGCG ACAAACGCAGGAGACGTCGAGAtgcagatgatgatgatgacgatgatgatgatgacgacgacgatagTGACG ataAACGCAGGAGGCGTAGAGAtgcagatgatgatgatgatgatgatgatgatgatgatgatgatgacgacgacgatgaag ATAAACGCAGGAGACGTAGAGATgctgatgaagatgatgatgatgacgacgacgacgacgatgaag ATAAACGTAGGAGACGTCGAGAtgcagatgatgatgatgatgatgatgatgatgacgacgacgacgacgatggaG ATAAACGCAGGAGACGTCGAGATgtagaagatgatgatgacgatgatgatgatgacgacgagaGTGAAG ATAAACGCAGGAGACGTCGAGAtgcagatgatgatgatgacgatgatgatgacgacgacgacgatgaag ATAAACGCAGGAGGCGTAGAGATgcagatgatgatgacgatgatgatgacgacgacgacgatgaag ATAAACGCAGGAGGCGTAGAGATgcagatgatgatgacgatgatgatgacgacgacgacgatgaag ATAAACGCAGGAAACGTCGAGAtgcagatgatgatgatgatgacgacgacgacgacgacgatgaag ATAAACGTAGGAGACGTCGAGAtgcagatgatgatgatgatgatgatgatgatgacgacgacgacgatgaag aTAAACGCAGGAGACGTAGAGAttcagatgatgatgatgatgatgacgatgacgacgacgatgaag atAAACGCAGGAGACGTAGAGAttcagatgatgatgatgatgatgacgacgacgacgacgatgaag ATAAACGTAGGAGACGTCGcgatgaagatgatgacgatgatgatgacgatgacaacGATGACGATGGAG ATAAACGCAGGAGACGTCGAGAtgcagatgatgatgatgatgatgatgatgatgattcag ATAAACGCAGGAAACGCTGA